The following coding sequences are from one Saccharomyces cerevisiae S288C chromosome X, complete sequence window:
- the AVT1 gene encoding Avt1p (Vacuolar transporter; imports large neutral amino acids into vacuole; targeted to vacuole via AP-3 pathway; member of family of seven S. cerevisiae genes (AVT1-7) related to vesicular GABA-glycine transporters), whose amino-acid sequence MPEQEPLSPNGRKRSEVHYISIPLNRGSAFSPDDSVSQFQSDGFMTRRQSILDHPVGSFKGVNSLSRFATSLRRANSFRNIELNADNERSFFKESNDETYDPDTLAPALDGRRLSVTLNNAGRPRITNLANNDRVSTASMAIHDDDYGSIQNSTIGDSGSILRPTASLTEMMSGGAGRRFTNNDMDSIVVKRVEGVDGKVVTLLAGQSTAPQTIFNSINVLIGIGLLALPLGLKYAGWVIGLTMLAIFALATFCTAELLSRCLDTDPTLISYADLGYAAFGTKGRALISALFTLDLLGSGVSLVILFGDSLNALFPQYSTTFFKIVSFFIVTPPVFIPLSVLSNISLLGILSTTGTVLVICCCGLYKSSSPGSLVNPMETSMWPIDLKHLCLSIGLLSACWGGHAVFPNLKTDMRHPDKFKDCLKTTYKITSVTDIGTAVIGFLMFGNLVKDEITKNVLLTEGYPKFVYGLISALMTIIPIAKTPLNARPIVSVLDVLMNVQHIDEAASAIKRRAAKGLQVFNRIFINVVFVLIAINFPEFDKIIAFLGAGLCFTICLILPCWFYLRLCKTTIKPWERVACHVTICISVVLSTLGVGAAIIS is encoded by the coding sequence ATGCCTGAGCAAGAACCATTGAGTCCCAATGGCCGTAAGCGCTCTGAGGTTCACTATATCTCAATCCCATTGAACAGAGGTTCCGCATTCTCACCAGATGATTCTGTATCACAGTTTCAGTCTGACGGGTTCATGACACGTAGGCAATCCATATTGGACCATCCTGTGGGCTCATTTAAGGGAGTTAATTCTTTAAGTCGATTTGCGACTTCGTTGAGGAGAGCCAATTCGTTTCGTAATATCGAGCTAAATGCGGATAATGAAAGatcctttttcaaagagaGTAACGATGAAACCTACGATCCGGATACTTTAGCACCAGCTTTGGACGGTAGAAGATTATCAGTAACTTTAAATAATGCTGGTCGCCCGCGCATTACTAATTTGGCTAACAACGATAGAGTTAGTACAGCCAGCATGGCTATTCACGATGATGATTATGGGTCCATCCAAAATTCAACAATTGGGGATTCTGGGTCAATATTACGCCCTACTGCCTCCTTAACAGAAATGATGAGTGGTGGAGCGGGGAGAAGGTTTACAAATAATGACATGGATTCAATTGTAGTGAAGAGAGTGGAGGGTGTAGATGGTAAGGTAGTAACTCTTCTTGCTGGTCAGTCGACCGCTCCACAGACCATATTCAACTCAATCAATGTACTGATTGGTATTGGGCTCCTGGCGTTACCTCTTGGTTTGAAATACGCCGGCTGGGTTATAGGACTTACTATGCTTGCAATCTTCGCCTTAGCGACATTTTGTACTGCTGAACTTTTGTCTAGGTGCCTAGATACAGATCCAACTTTGATATCTTACGCGGACTTGGGATATGCAGCATTTGGTACAAAAGGGCGCGCACTAATTTCTGCTCTTTTCACACTTGACCTACTGGGTAGTGGGGTGTCCTTGGTGATTCTCTTCGGAGATTCTTTAAATGCTCTATTTCCTCAATACTCCAccacttttttcaaaatagtttcattttttatcgTTACACCCCCGGTTTTTATACCATTGAGTGTTCTATCTAATATCTCGCTTCTGGGAATCCTTTCAACAACCGGAACTGTGCTAGTCATTTGCTGCTGCGGACTATACAAGTCGTCTTCTCCAGGTTCATTAGTTAATCCGATGGAAACGAGCATGTGGCCGATAGATCTAAAGCATCTCTGTTTATCTATAGGTTTATTGAGTGCCTGCTGGGGAGGACATGCGGTTTTTCCCAACTTAAAGACAGATATGAGGCATCCAGATAAATTTAAAGACTGTTTGAAAACTACCTATAAGATAACATCGGTTACGGACATAGGTACTGCAGTTATTGGCTTTTTGATGTTTGGAAATCTTGTTAAAGATGAAATTACTAAGAACGTTTTGCTGACGGAGGGATATCCAAAATTCGTTTATGGTCTGATTTCAGCGCTTATGACTATCATTCCTATCGCAAAGACCCCATTGAACGCAAGACCTATCGTTTCTGTATTGGACGTTCTGATGAATGTGCAACACATAGATGAAGCGGCCAGCGccataaaaagaagagctGCGAAAGGCCTTCAAGTATTCAATAGGATCTTTATTAATGTTGTCTTCGTTTTGATAGCTATTAATTTCCCTGAATTTGATAAGATTATCGCATTTCTGGGGGCCGGTTTGTGTTTTACAATTTGCCTAATTTTGCCGTGTTGGTTCTATTTAAGATTGTGCAAGACAACAATCAAACCATGGGAGAGAGTGGCTTGTCACGTAACCATATGTATTAGTGTCGTGTTGTCCACATTAGGTGTTGGTGCTGCAATTATTTCATAA
- the MPP10 gene encoding rRNA-processing protein MPP10 (Component of the SSU processome and 90S preribosome; required for pre-18S rRNA processing, interacts with and controls the stability of Imp3p and Imp4p, essential for viability; similar to human Mpp10p), which translates to MSELFGVLKSNAGRIILKDPSATSKDVKAYIDSVINTCKNGSITKKAELDEITVDGLDANQVWWQVKLVLDSIDGDLIQGIQELKDVVTPSHNLSDGSTLNSSSGEESELEEAESVFKEKQMLSADVSEIEEQSNDSLSENDEEPSMDDEKTSAEAAREEFAEEKRISSGQDERHSSPDPYGINDKFFDLEKFNRDTLAAEDSNEASEGSEDEDIDYFQDMPSDDEEEEAIYYEDFFDKPTKEPVKKHSDVKDPKEDEELDEEEHDSAMDKVKLDLFADEEDEPNAEGVGEASDKNLSSFEKQQIEIRKQIEQLENEAVAEKKWSLKGEVKAKDRPEDALLTEELEFDRTAKPVPVITSEVTESLEDMIRRRIQDSNFDDLQRRTLLDITRKSQRPQFELSDVKSSKSLAEIYEDDYTRAEDESALSEELQKAHSEISELYANLVYKLDVLSSVHFVPKPASTSLEIRVETPTISMEDAQPLYMSNASSLAPQEIYNVGKAEKDGEIRLKNGVAMSKEELTREDKNRLRRALKRKRSKANLPNVNKRSKRNDVVDTLSKAKNITVINQKGEKKDVSGKTKKSRSGPDSTNIKL; encoded by the coding sequence ATGTCAGAACTCTTTGGAGTATTGAAATCTAATGCTGGCAGAATTATTTTGAAGGACCCCTCCGCCACTTCTAAAGATGTTAAAGCATATATAGATTCAGTTATCAATACCTGTAAGAATGGGAGTATTACAAAGAAAGCAGAACTGGACGAAATCACTGTTGATGGTTTAGACGCCAATCAAGTTTGGTGGCAGGTCAAACTAGTTCTTGATAGTATTGATGGTGATCTAATTCAAGGAATTCAAGAACTCAAAGATGTTGTCACGCCTTCTCACAATCTCTCTGATGGTAGCACCCTGAACTCATCATCCGGGGAAGAAAGTGAACTAGAGGAGGCAGAAAGtgtttttaaagaaaagcagATGCTCTCTGCTGATGTTTCTGAGATTGAGGAGCAGAGTAATGATAGTCTTTCCGAGAACGATGAAGAACCTAGTATGGATGACGAAAAAACCAGTGCAGAGGCAGCTAGAGAAGAATTTGCggaggaaaaaagaatttcttcTGGGCAAGATGAAAGGCATTCTTCACCCGATCCTTATGGTATCAATGATAAGTTTTTCGATCTCGAAAAGTTCAATAGGGATACTTTAGCTGCAGAAGATTCTAACGAAGCTTCTGAGGGGAGtgaggatgaagatatAGATTATTTTCAAGATATGCCTTCAGATGACGAGGAGGAGGAGGCTATTTATTATGAAGACTTTTTTGACAAACCCACAAAAGAACCTGTGAAGAAGCACTCTGACGTAAAAGatccaaaagaagatgaagaattggatgaagaagagcaTGATTCTGCCATGGATAAAGTGAAATTAGACTTATTTGCGgatgaggaagatgaaCCGAATGCTGAGGGAGTGGGAGAAGCCAGTGACAAGAACTTATCTAGTTTCGAAAAGCAACAAATAGAGATTAGAAAACAGATAGAACAATTGGAAAACGAAGCGGTTGCCGAGAAGAAATGGTCTTTGAAGGGTGAAGTAAAGGCAAAGGATCGTCCCGAAGATGCATTGCTCACTGAGGAACTTGAATTCGACAGAACTGCAAAGCCTGTTCCTGTTATAACAAGTGAGGTCACAGaatcattagaagatatgATTAGACGAAGGATACAGGACAGTAACTTTGACGaccttcaaagaagaaccCTGTTAGACATCACACGTAAGTCTCAACGGCCTCAATTTGAATTGAGTGATGTTAAATCCTCGAAGTCGTTAGCAGAAATATATGAGGATGACTACACACGCGCTGAAGATGAATCTGCATTAAGTGAAGAGCTTCAAAAGGCACATTCCGAAATATCAGAACTTTATGCTAACTTGGTATATAAATTGGATGTGCTTTCATCAGTGCACTTCGTTCCTAAGCCAGCAAGTACTTCTTTGGAAATTAGAGTTGAAACACCCACTATATCGATGGAGGATGCTCAACCTCTCTATATGTCGAATGCCTCTTCTTTGGCTCCTCAAGAGATATACAATGTCGGTAAAGCAGAAAAGGACGGAGAAATTCGCTTGAAGAATGGTGTTGCAATGTCTAAGGAAGAATTAACCAGAGAAGATAAAAACAGATTGCGCAGggctttgaaaagaaaaagatcGAAAGCTAATTTGCCAAATGTAAACAAAAGATCTAAAAGGAATGATGTTGTTGACACTTTGTCAAAAGCCAAGAATATTACTGTTATCAATCAAAAGggtgaaaagaaagatgtTTCCGGTAAAACGAAGAAGAGCAGATCAGGGCCAGATAGCACAAATATAAAACTTTGA